The region GATTGAAGGTCTGGTATGAGCGAGGTGCGAAAGCTGGATTTAATACACATTTCTCTTTTTATCACAAGCCAGCTTCTGCATTAATCAATAGCTAGACACTTGATGGATACTCATACTGCTCGCTGATTACCAAATTGGTTTTCATATACATCCAAATGATTTTTAAAGTATTTTCTATAATCATCAGCGGAATTTATTAAAATTGTCACCTCAATAAATGTTTCATCCAGTTCTTCTGAATAATCTTCGATAGCGATGAAACCATTAGCTATTTCTTCATCTATCCCTTTAATGAATAGTTTACATCCCGTTTTATCAGCATTTGGTGAATAAAACTGAGTAGGTATAAAAGCTCCATGAACTATGCCCATAGGGGGATCGCCAAACTCTAATTCAGAAACACCAATAATTTTATCTTCTTTTCTAATCTCGAATGCCACGTAATTACTCCTAAGTTATTGATTCTTGTTGTCGGTAAACCTGTTTATAAACCAAGTGACTATATCTATACCCTAAATAATTCGAGTTTCAGGTGTAGTGGTCAACAAAAACTGGCCACCGTGTTAGAGTTTTTCCAGTATCGGTTTTCCGATTCGTTTGGGGGCAACCCACCGTTATAGTCATGCGGCCTGAGTGAGCTGTAATATCCCACGATGTAGTCCGTGATAGCGTGAGCGGCTTCGCTGAAGTTCATATAGCCCATTACGGGTATCCACTCATTTTTCAGGCTTCTAAAGAACCGTTCCATCGGACTGTTATCCCAGCAGTTCCCGCGTCGGCTCATGCTCTGTTTGATCCGATAGCGCCACAGCAACTGCCGGAACTGCCTGCTTGTATAATGACTACCCTGATCACTATGGAACATGACACCCGCAGGTTTGTCTCGGGTTTCCCAAGCCATATCGAGTGCCTTAGACGTGAGCTTACTGTCGGGTGAGAATGACATTGCCCAACCCACCGGCTTTCTGGCAAACAGATCGAGAACAACAGCAAGGTAAGCCCAACGCTTGCCTGTCCAGATATAGGTCACATCGCCGCACCATACCTGATTGGGTTCTGTCACTGCGAACTGACGATCAAGATAATTTGGGACGGCAACATGCTCCTGACCTCCTCGCTTATACCTGTGCGCGGGTTGCTGGCAACTGACAAGTCCCAACTCTTTCATCAACTGACGAGCCAGCCAGCGTCCCATTCGGAAGCCCTTAAGTGTAGCCATGGTTGCGATACTTCTTGCTCCTGCGGAGCCATGGCTGGCGCAGTGCAGTTCCTGAACCAGACTGCGACAATGTATCCGGTGGGCATCCGGTTCGATTGGTCGTGCTTTCCAGTATTTGTAACTGCTGCGATGAACCCCGAACACATGACAAAGTGTTGCCACGGGATAACGCGTCTTGAGTTTCCCGATTAACGAGAATTGTTCAGGGAGTCTGACATCAAGAGCGCGGTAGCCTTTTTTAATATTTCGTTTTCCATTTCAATACGTTGTAGTTTTTTCTTTAACTCACGTATCTCAATCTGTTCAGGTGTAATGGGTGACGCTTTTGGTGATTTACCTTGCCGTTCTTCTCGTAACTGTCTGACCCAGCGCGTCATAGTCGACAGGCCAACATTCATGGCATTGGCGGCGTCAATAACAGTGTAATTTTGGTCGAGAACCAACTGAGCAGATTCACGCTTAAATTCGGGGCTGAAACGTCTTCTCATTGTGTCACCTGTGTTGTTATGAGATGAAGAATATCACCTCTTATCAGGTGGCCAAATTCATTAAACCACTACAAGGCAGGCGGCAAGAGAAGGACAAATTCGTCGGGAACGAATTTGACCAGCCAATGGCTGGCCTTCGGTGAGAGACAGGATGTCTCTCATTCCATCCCAATGAGTTTACTCAGGTAAGTGATTCGGGTAGGTGCAGATTTGAACGCTGCTTGCAGCGGCCCTTCAGGGCGAGGCCCACGACGGGCAGAGTATGTGAACGCAGCCAACGCACATGCAACTTGAAGTATGACGGATATATATTGGTTGTTTTCATCGTATATAAGTAAGCGCTCTATGTCATGAGATTCGGTTTCTAATACGTAGCGGCCAAAACCAAGGGCCTATCAGGTCTGCTATGAGCTATTTAAAAATATTGTGGTACTTTCAGCCGATTTTGTCCGGCATCCTCTGGACTCTCGCAACCTGTATGGTCAATTCAAAAAATGGTGGTATAACATCATCGCTTCAACGCATTAATCTGCGAGACCGATAAACAATAAACAAGAAGCAATATATGGAAATTATTTTGATGCGTCATGGAAAGCCCACTTACACTGGCAATCCGAAAGTGACTTGCGATGAAATGTCTGAATGGGTTGCACAATACAATCTTTCGGATACGGGCAGCGATATGCCTCCAGAATCAAGCAAATCAATGGTATCCAAAGCATCGCTGATAATCAGTAGCCCTCTGCCAAGAGCACTTTCTTCTTTAAGTGCGCTCGGATGTGAACCAGACATCATTGACGACGTGTTCAGGGAAGCTGACCTACCTTTAATCAGGATACATGGCATTAAGTTACCCCCCACATACTGGACAGTTTTTTTTCGTGTCATGTGGCTCTGTGGCATGTCAAATAGGGCTGAGAGCTTAGGAATGGCAAAAAAACGTGCTTTCAAGGCCGCAGAATTACTGGTAAATCATGCTAAAAAATCAAATCGTCCCGTGTTGCTGATGGGACACGGCGTTATGAATCGGCTTATTGCAAGAGAACTCATATCGTTGGGTTGTATAGAAGGCTGTCGCCAGGGAAGAGAGTACTGGAACGTCGGCGTTTACAAACTTCCGCAAGTAAAATCTTAAGTACATATACAATGTATTTCCACCACTACCACAAAGCGACCTGCCAGATTAGGTTTAGCTCTGTGCAGCAACAGAGCCAATTCAGACCTGAGCTACTACGCATAGGCAGCAACATAATCTCAAACAATATCAGCCAGTTCAGGCCATACACGGATTGAATTTTTACCTGCGGTTATGACACAGTAGAAACCTATCACGCTCTGTTTATCAACCACCTGCGGGTAACGATGATGAAACGTA is a window of Pectobacterium punjabense DNA encoding:
- a CDS encoding histidine phosphatase family protein, yielding MEIILMRHGKPTYTGNPKVTCDEMSEWVAQYNLSDTGSDMPPESSKSMVSKASLIISSPLPRALSSLSALGCEPDIIDDVFREADLPLIRIHGIKLPPTYWTVFFRVMWLCGMSNRAESLGMAKKRAFKAAELLVNHAKKSNRPVLLMGHGVMNRLIARELISLGCIEGCRQGREYWNVGVYKLPQVKS
- a CDS encoding IS3 family transposase (programmed frameshift) codes for the protein MRRRFSPEFKRESAQLVLDQNYTVIDAANAMNVGLSTMTRWVRQLREERQGKSPKASPITPEQIEIRELKKKLQRIEMENEIFKKGYRALDVRLPEQFSLIGKLKTRYPVATLCHVFGVHRSSYKYWKARPIEPDAHRIHCRSLVQELHCASHGSAGARSIATMATLKGFRMGRWLARQLMKELGLVSCQQPAHRYKRGGQEHVAVPNYLDRQFAVTEPNQVWCGDVTYIWTGKRWAYLAVVLDLFARKPVGWAMSFSPDSKLTSKALDMAWETRDKPAGVMFHSDQGSHYTSRQFRQLLWRYRIKQSMSRRGNCWDNSPMERFFRSLKNEWIPVMGYMNFSEAAHAITDYIVGYYSSLRPHDYNGGLPPNESENRYWKNSNTVASFC